The genome window TTTAAAAACATAACAAACACGTCAGGAAGCTGCTATCTTATTCTCATAGCGCTACAATCAATTGAATCTGATACTCAACAAATCAATTGAAAATTCTCTTACTGGTTCCCCAATCAAAACACCGTCACGCTCTTCTGTAGTAGAGACGAAGCCCCGGATGGCACGGTCTCCACCGGCCACACACGCAGATCCGGAGCAGGCACAACTCGATCGTGTGCAGTCCTTAGCATAAAGAGTTCCGTAGTGATTTAATCCGAGGAAGTCGATGCTGTCCCTGATGAGCAGTCTTTCCTCGGACGTGAATTTGGGTAACTCATTCCTGAGATAGCGACGCATCTCTGGAGGATAATCACCAAACACTGGAGGATCGAGATTCCTGTGTGTATACAATTACAATTGAAGCGTGACAAGTCAACAATTTCAATCTATTTCAGATAGGCATGATTCATTATGTCAAATATTAGAGCCAGTGAAgctttgatctttttttttttttttttcagaaacgaCAACAGttgtataacctaatctattctaCACTAAGGGGGAGGAGGCGGACCTAAGGAGGCCCAGGATAATCCGAAGGGAACTAAATCACCACCGGACCAAACAGGTGCACAACACACCTGCCTGGATTTTTCGAAGCAAATCACTTAAATGTGGCATTTTTGGGCGGGTggttcaatgaagctttgatcAAACGAAAGGAAAAAGTTGCATGGATTGGAGGCTGGCAGGGCAAAAGGTACAACTGATTGTGATTTCAGAACTCACCAAGCCACATTAAAAGCCAATGCCCTATTTGCAGCTTCCTTGTCGCGCTCATCATCAGTTAATGGCTCGTACATAAATGCGTTGACCACAATGCCGATTACACCACCTTGTTTGGGCTGCATCAGATTTCGTGTAGCCAAAACAACAGAAGTGAGCTGCATAATCCTCTAAAAACTAAGGGATGCGGAGGGAAGATGATATCGCCAACCAACCACTTGCCTGAAACTGCTCACGGTAGAGTTTCGAAGCCTTGGCATGTGCAAGTAACATGTTATGCATTGCAGTCAGGGGCTCAGTATCTGAATTGCCCTTCGAACAGTTGCCAAAAGGAGGGGAGCAGTGGCCTGGTGGAAATATTCCCATTTCGTAGGCAAATTCTGAAACCAAATTTGCTTCGTTGATGGTGACCCAATACCTCACCCGATCgccaaaattcttgaaacatgttTCAGCAAAATGGACAAAATCATCCCTAATGCATCACATACACACCAAAGTTAGTTCTTATTATTTACAACAGTTACCTTTCACACAAAATCCACAATCAGAATAAAAGTTCAACATACTGAATCAGAGGACTGAGCCAGCCACCATATCTGTCATGAAGCACTTGGGGCAGATCACCATGGTGAATCGTCACAAATGGCCGGATTCCTGCCAATGTATTGGACAAATTACTTGGACCTCTAAGACAGTAACAGTAAAGGAGAGATTAAGAATGCAATGAACATCTGATGTTTGCTAAGTACCTCTGACCAGAAGGTTATCAATTATGCTATTGTAAAACATGATTCCAGCAGCATTAACATCACCGAGTTTTCCATCTGCCCAATTACCCAAAGAATCATCTCGAGTCTCTAGCACACGGAGAAAAATGGGAAGTGTCCTGAGGAGGGGGTTGTAACTTGAAGGAAAAACAACGTACTTGGGAGGATTCTTGGCCAGGAAATGGAGAACCGGTAAGCATCCACCCCTAGAGAATGAATCATCTCTATATCTTCCTATTATGATTCAAAAACAACAAACTTTATATCGTTTGAATAGTTAAATACGTTAATATTACGTCTTCGTTTCATTCATGTAAAAATGTTATGGTCCATGAATAAAGTAAAAAGAAAGCATAGTGGTAGAGTCGGCAACTTGGTACCATGTAATGATGGTAATGGTCAGTGGCTATATCTCCAGTGTCTCCATTCTCTACATTACCTAAAACATATTTGAAACAAGCTagaaatttcaaaattctttCCAAAAGCAAATACTTGTAAGAAAGCAGTTGAAAATGTCACTATTACCATTTTTGTGCACAAAAACATCCCAGTCACTGAGGCCCTTTCCATCTTCGAGAATCGCACCCTCAATCTAAAACCATTGGTAGAGTGTCACAACAAGCAAATTTCAACAGGACTGCATGGAGAAACATTACCAAAAAATGCAGACAAATGCAGAAATGGGGTAGAAATACGCATATATATACTTGATATGAAGAAGTGGCGACACCAAAGAGAAAGCCACCCGGGAAATGTGATCTTTTGACGTCTTCAAGCTCTTCTGTTTTTTCATTGCCTCCTTTGTAAAACACCGTTGCACAAGGATTtgcagaattcagcaatacgaAGAGCCAAAAGCAGGAAGATGACAAGATAGTGGTAATTTTCATCGGTTGATTATTCGAGTGCGATGTGGGTTCTGAAAATTCAGTGTTGGACGTTGTATAAAAAGTAGTAACAAGAAGTCAAATTGGCACTTGAGAAGATCACTCCTCATCCCATGAAAATGCCTGTTACCTACTCAGACACACTATCTTTTATTTGTCATGAGAATGAAGATTTGTTTCAAAAGATATTGATTACTGAAGGCAACTATTAGAGAAATTGATAAAGGGTTTAAACAAACTATAGAAAACATTACGGAAACTTAACAAGGTTCGTTGATTTTAAAGGATTGAGTGCCGATGTAATTGTGTTACATGTTATTCGATCTCGTTATTAcagaaatttatttattataataGCGTAGTGAATATATGTGATGTATTTTACTCACGTATTATGATTATGCACCAAATAATATAACAACGCCACCGGCATGAGGCATCCATTCCGgacaaaaatggtggtcaaggtCATACATATAGTTAACGTAAACGTGAAGGTTGGTTACGTTGTTGTGTTGCGTGCTGCCGTCAAGCATACAGATTAAGGATTGTTTATTCTTAAGTACCAACAAAGTCAACAGGTACAAACATGTTAAATTTAATCATTGAGGGTACCTGTATCCAATGTTGCTGATTGGTCGTGTTATCAGTTTAATCGGCGGATGATATCAATGAGAATTAATATTGGGAATGGTTGGCGCCAACTGCCAAgtgcattttttgtttttgttttttttttggctcaacAGACGACTGTGAATAGATAGAGTCCTTCCTTGGAAATAGGGTGTTAACAGGTCGGTTTCGgatcgaaattgaaaattttgaattcagaCCCGTTTTTATATAGTAGATTCGGACTCGACCTATACATTCAACGGATCTTGATCTTAAGAATTCTGGAATCGGGTTCAACGTGTCCCAAGTCGGATTCGACTCTACCCGAAAAGAAAAGATGGAaacttaaatattttaaaatcaaaTCCAAAACCAATCATAAATCCAATCTCCAAacttaaacaaatcaaattataAAGCTAATTACAAATAACTCACAATAGTCAATCCAAAACTAACTACAAATCAATCTACAAAGTCATTACTAAATTGCTAATTTGGTAAAAGAatgtatttaaaaatatttatattttataatcaTTAATACATTGTTCAGATCCCAGTCGAAATCTTATATTCCGTATCTGACTCCTTTTTTGTTGGAATAAATGGGTACAGGATCGGATCCGGatatcaaaattaattttcaaCCCAAACCCGGAATATTTTATCGGATTTTGAATCGGGTCCGAGTCCAAACTCgacccgttgacacccctaccCGAAAATACACTAATTATTTATTATGAGGGTCTAAATTCAACAATCCTCTTCCTAACCAGAAACGGTAAAAACTCCAGCCCGTAACAAAATATCATTTTTCCTAAATTCTACAATCACGTTTACGAGTACCGGTAAGAGATCAAGCGTTGAGGAATAAAACTACTAGTAATGATGAACTTAAAAAGGTATTCAAGGATCAATAATTGTATTGTGCGAGACTATAACTAAAATAAGTACCTTTGTTTatgtgatttggttggtgggGATTCGGTCTATCGGAAAGAGAATCAAAGATTTGGTGAACAACCCCGAGAAGCATCACATGGTGGAAAGTGGGTGAGCTAGTTGGGATTCACGGGCCTCAGGGCACCAGATTTGTTCTTAGTTGATTAAAAAGAAATATCATGctttaaaaatgatttttttttttgtaatttttctatgctgagtttttttaaaaacttttaaaaagTTAAAAGCAGGAAGAAGAAATAATTGACAATAGCAAATAATTAATATTCTGAAAGCGAAGCTTaaaagatttttaaaaaaaaatcagtttagAACACGCCGTTTATGTTATCATCATACCAAAATGGGTTCTTCTCATCCACCATGTTCACACAAAATTGACTCCAAAAATCTCATGAGCCTTGCTTTGTCAAAGCCTGATCCTGTAAGCCCTATCGATAGGCCTGCTTGACTATGCGCCTCATGAATTTGCCCAGCCGACTTGGACTTTGTCGGCCAGAATAAGTTTTGACATGGCCGCTAAATGCCAGCAATCTGTTGGGCTTCCGAAAAATATAGATGATTCATTTTTTCACCTGCAGAGCAATCAGGCcgaaaaaatgagatttatttTGGTAGTCCCAACTGTACACTAGATTGTGTACATAGCACGAAATACATGTCACATCCAGATAACTTTTTTTTAATGGATATGTCATGAATCTAACggttataatatatatatatatatatattaactttgCTATCCAGTTATTTGTTTCGTTAGTATACATAATGATTTCATCAATATacacaaaattcactcttttctaaTTATGCAAATCTAGCCACTACTGTTAGACTGGGGGTTATTTGGCCATTCCCTTTTCTGTTTTGACTTGGAATATTTGCTAGAAtgctaagttttttttttctttttctttttttttaagagaaTCAATAGCGACTCTCCACTTATTTCTGTGATGACTCGAACTCATAAATTTTTTGTTATGAGTATCTTACCAACTAAACCATGCTTCGTTTGTCGAATCGAAGTCTTTAACTCACCAATTCTTTTGCTCAAAAAGTGGAGTAACTAAATTTGAGAGTATTTAGGTGCACTCCTAGCATGGTGAATCCTTTTTTGGAACCAGCATTATCATTAAATAAACCCCAATACAATCAAGGTTTTTTAGTGTCTCATTAACGATTAAAATGTGATTTTACTGCTCCCGGGTATAAATTCAATCCTTGTTTCCCAAACTAAATTTGTTGTGAAAAGAATGGATGATAATTTCTCCAAAAGCTTCTAGCTCGGTAGCTGACAATGCCTTCAAAGTCCCCTCAACATTTGACAGAATACTTGTTATTAATATTGATGTACTTTCGTACCCCAATTTTTTTATGTACTCCTATCTTAATttccttttgtttatttatttaagggttattatcactttgcccccttaaactatatcattACTATCAGTTTACCtcataatattattttttagtcactttaccccccataaataattcaacttaacatgttaagaaattttggacaaaaatatccttttattctatagcattactacatgttattattactttatttctttaaattatagtgatataatcgatttaattcctaacattattttctaagcattttacttcattgttaaTCTAACTAATatggtcaaaattttttaaatatatttacccttatatatataattaaaaataaaaaagttggaatgattattattctttttttttactttaagagatcaaaaaatataaaaataaaaaggttttctcaaatttcttttttcacacttattaatactaggaaaagaaaaagagacggtaaagaaaaaaacagaaaattagattttgcgaagaaaaaatattaaaaaaaagtctaacattgtcatattaatttaagattgttaggattagaattAAAATCTGGTGATAACagtaaagtgaaataattttaaaataatgaaagtatttaaatcttttttatttgtatttttaaaaaaagaattgagctctctctctctctcaccctccccctccccatctttctattttttttaaattttaatagaTTGCCAAGAAAAAATAGATTAATACTCTGACTtgttttcttgatactaaagaGGAAAAGAGccacttaaaattttttattatttttattatacaaagagGAGAGtcatttcttctaaaattttttaacttactaagttggtttaatggtgggataaatttctcaaaaaataaCTCTATGGGATAAACTGATAATGAGGCTATagtttatgggggtaaagtgataataactttAAGGGTTAAACTTGTCTTTTCACTGtaattaacaaactccgttaTTGTTGTGCGTTAGTcttgggggtaaagtgactaaaagataacgttaagggggaaattgatagtgaCACCGAACATTAAGGGGGTAAAGTAATAATAACcctttatttaattttggtgCTTAGAAACGATCATGTTATATGACTATTGTGTGATGTATACATGTCATGATAAGGTGATCGCTAATGTGTAGTAAATGATAATGCTACAGAAGTCCTTGTTGATATCAAGTTATTTCCTATAAAAGAGGATATGGTCAACACTTCATAAAAGCCAAGTAAATCAGCATTCGTACATGTGGTATCATGCATTACATGCTCATCTACCAAATATTTTACAATTTGGAATACCTCTTAAATGTTACTACTACTATAAAAGGTGGAATAACATATGGCAGAGTGCATCTTAAATTAGGCTGAAACTCTGAGGAGAGTACAAGGTAAGATATTTCTTGTTGCAAGAAAATTTTGCCATGTTTAGTTACAAATTTATTGCTCAAtttctgatttagctttaacAAAAAAAGATATTCTACTTGACTCTCTAATTCCCATTAATTTTAGGATTTGAAAGGCTCGAACTCTTCTTGTTTTTCCTAGACAGTTACCATATTTCTCCTTTTGTAtaacaaattaagaaaaaaaaaaccaaacaaTCACTTCAAACCAGACTTAAGAAATTCATGACCAAACATGACAGGGGCTTGGACCATAGGAAAATCCCTATCTCAAAATTCTCCTAGGAAatgggaaaaacaaaaagatcaTTCGTTCCATCTTTCCTTGTTCCTTGGCCCCATGAATATGATAGCAGGATAGCAATGCATTTGAGCTTATTAGAATACCAAGAAATTAGAACTTCCAAAACAGTTTGGATTTAGTTCAATGCAgcttaggattttttttttcggggtcTTGACATAAtaattctatttttatttttatttttctcattcttcGTTTACACGTTCCAAaagtagaataaaaagaaacaaaatgagTCCTAAAAATGTTGAACTCCCATCTGGCCACAAAAAGGTACAGCGTACACGTGCAGCATATGAGAAGAAGATGTCATAGTTCAACAACATTTGTATTCCAATACGGCAAAACCAAACAAGCATTTAAAGGGTTCCCAAGTCCCAGAAGGAATATGAAATCCAGCTAGCAACTTAGCAAGAGAGACGGAGACTGCTATTATAAGAAGAGAGAAGAACCGaatgaatgacaaaaaaaaaaagggttggaaaaagaaagatgtgAACGCGGAGTCTCCATAACCACGGCAATAAGTAAGGAGTTGGGAATAGCTCAAAGTTTTGATAACCTTATAACTCTTTCACATATATCAACGAAACAATTACCCAAAACCGCCCAAGTCCCCCTCTCATCTTTCTTGCATGACACATTAAATCTCACACACAGGAGTTTTTTACGCCTACACTTATTTCTTCTTTCAAGGCTACACTGCTTCAAAGCTTGCACTATAATCATTTATTGTATCTGCAAAGCAACATTATTGATATCAAAGACGAAAAAAGTTGGAAAACAATACAATacaggtttcttttttttctttttactttttttttttttgatcttACGTGGGTGTTGTCGCTCATGCAGAGAGGGGAGGGAATTCAAAGAGATGTTTTGATATGTAGATTTTCCCATTAGTATTATTTAAATCCTCTAgatcatatatatttatagttTTATGCAGTGTTTTGCTGACTTCACTCATTGTATTTGCACCTCTTTCTCAGTAGAGAAGGAGTAGAGAGTGAACAGATTGAGTTTTATAGTTGAACGGTGCCGGCAGATTGAAATAGtgtggtttaaaaaaaaaagggggggggggctCATGGAACAGGAGATGGCGGACGTAGAGGCACCACAACCAAATGGAAGTGCAGGCCAACAAAAGAGTTGCGCCGCCGCCATCTTTGAGAAAGCTAATCGTCCGGTTACATTgaaggtaattttttttttattattaatcattCTGATCCATGTTGAATTAATTTCTCTTGAGGGCACaataaatttttgtgttttaaaccAAATAAAGTAAGTATATAAAAGTCAggttttgtttttttctctccAATACACCTCTGTTCGGGTCCCTACGACTACATTTAAACCCTAACTAATTTCTGTATTATATTCTACAGGATGAGTCATTCAGATTCTTGATTTGATGCTTcactgttttttctttttataataaGAGTAGAATTTACTTTGCAATTTATTTTCGTCTGAGGTCATGGAATTGAACTTTTTAGATTTGTCTCCAAGAAGGGCGTTAGGGCGTAATAGAACCCTTTTCTTCGTTCTGGGCATTATGGCTTTATCTCAAAACGACATGTGCCTTTTTGTTCTTCCCCTGCACTTATATCTAGGAAGGTTGATGCTCCTCCACCTGACAATGAAATCTGATGCGTTGACTCTTTCCGCCGCCCGACTCCTTTCTGCACACGTGTAAATGgcattaatttttatttttttgacttGGTAACTGACACTAAGTAGCAACATGACACAGTAAAGATTCGAACCACACGtggaaaattaacaaaaataattccTAGATTAAATCATGAGAATTGAGCAGGGATTCGTATTAAATTGTTCATCGTAATCATAATCGTTAACTCCATTTATTAATTAGCCTGATGTGCATATTGGTGCAGTTTGAGGACGTGGTGTACAAGATTAAAGTGAAAAAGGAAGGGTGGTTCAAGAAAAGTACTGAATCTGAAGAGAAAACGATATTGAAGGGAATTTCAGGCATGGTATTGCCAGGGGAAATGTTGGCCATGCTAGGTCCTTCGGGCAGTGGGAAAACCACGCTTTTAACTGCATTAGGTGGTCGACTTGGTGGATCTCTCAGTGGCAGCATTACTTACAATGGCAAGCCTTTCTCCAATGTCGTGAAGCGAAACACTGGCTTTGTCACACAGGATGATATCTTGTATCCTCATCTCACAGTAAATGAAACTCTAATTTTCACTGCTCTTCTGCGTTTACCTAATTCTCTTACTAAAGAGGAGAAGGTTATGCGTGCTGAGGCTGTGATTACTCAACTTGGATTAACAAAGTGCAAAAATAGCATAATCGGAAGTCGTCTTGTTAGGGGAGTTTCAGGAGGTGAGCGAAAAAGAGTCAGCATTGGGCAAGAAATGCTTATCAATCCGAGCTTTTTGCTGTTGGATGAGCCCACATCAGGCCTTGATTCCACAACTGCTCAAAGGATCGTGTCGACATTGGGGGAGTTAGCAAATGGAGGGAGGACAGTTGTGATGACAATTCATCAACCTTCCAGCAGGCTTTTCTACATGTTTCACAAGGTCTTAGTATTATCGGAAGGTAATCCTATATATTATGGGAAGGGCATGGATGCCATGGATTACTTCAGTGATGTTGGATTCACGCCAAAGTTTTCAATGAATCCTGCAGACTTCTTGCTAGATCTTGCAAATGGTATGCTTACTGCTTATGTTCTCATTATAGATGCAGATGGATATATCCACTTGTTAGACTAGTTCCATGATGATTGCATCACtcaggcttttttttttttttttttctggatttgtCTTGCTTACTCCTTTTTGGCATGTTTGGACTAATTTTTAACTATCATTATGCTTCTTCTGTCGTTATCTTTTTTTTCCgtcattttgtttttcctccGAATTTTTGGATGTAATACTAGTGGCACCCATAGGGAGGTATGAAGCTGCTGTTATAGTTGAATATGTGCTTCATACTCCGGAGCacaatacatttttttattcttgttcGTGCTAACCAAGATACTACTTAGGAACAACTAATTTTCACTTACCAGGTGAAAGGCAAACCTCCTAAAAAGTATCCTATTCATCGTGATTCTTAAACTTTTTACCTTGCTTTTGTTTCTGTTTTATTCCTAAATTCTTCATCTACTGCACCTAAATAGTTAGGTTGTTTTTCGATCATAACTTAGTGACAAAAAGATCTTCCATTTCTGGAGAAACCACTTAGTCATGTTTGATTTCTAATGCAAATAAAGTAGTAGAAATATTTAAGTAGTATATATAGAAGCAAGTCGAAGTTGAATCTTCACATCTTTTATCCTCAACTACATGAGAAGATTATTTAATTTTAAACTATATCTAGGTGTAAGAATAAGTTTTAAAAGTTACATCTCCTTTCCTTCACAAAGCGTGAGCAAATTCAAACGCGCAAAGCCAAAATTTCTGCCTTCATGTGGTATAATTTAATTGGGAACTCCAAAATCGTTTTGTGTCATAGTTAAGTTAGTAGTGCAGAGTTGTAACTTACAGCAATTATTTGTGATTAGATCCATCTGGCTCCCTAGTTACACTTGATGAGGATATGATCACATCATCCACACCCTTTTCAGAGTGCCTGAACATGTAGTAGAGTCTGAGGTTTGTCACTCTGGTTGTCAGGATGAAGATACTGGTTGAAGAGTTTTAGCTACATATGTGaattaatttcttcttctttttttttttgagtgcaACCTCACCATGGTACGAGATGTTAACATATGAATATTTTCAAAtacacctttttctttttctgcattCAATTTTTAATCAAGCCACTCCTGAGTCATTATTATTGACAGATAATATGTTCTTTCTCTTGAATAGTTCACTAATTACCAAAGATGCCTGCTATGATTTTATAGGTGTCTCGGTAGATGATTCACGAGATGATCAAGCTTTGATTAAGCAGACTCTGGTGTCTGCATACAAGGCCAAGTTAGCAGAGAATTTGCAAATAGAACTGAAACAGACTACTGATAACCTACACAGTGTATCAGAAGGAAAGCAGTTCAACCGATGGACAACAACTTGGTGGCAACAATTCTCTGTGTTAATTAGAAGAGgtatgaaagaaagaaagcatGAATCCTTCTCAGGCATCAAGATAGTTCAAATCTTGGTGGTTGCGATCCTATGTGGCTTATTGTGGTGGCAATCTGACCCCAGCCATTTGCAAGACCAGGTAAGGCTTTTCTCTCTAATCATATTAGCTAAGCCAAATTCACGATCATTTTCAACACCTATATGTACGTAATCAAGCACATATTGACATTTTCCCTGTAGTGGTTTAAGTAGTTTATTTACCAAATCAAAGGGAAGTAGAATCAAATGGGATGCAGATAAAACTGACTTAAAAATCTGATTAATCAAGCTGTGTAATGGCTTAGCGCATACATGTCAAACTGCTTTGTTTCGAGTTATTGAAAATCTTACATGAATTAATATGCAGATTGGCCTTTTGTTCTTCTACACTGGATTCTGGGGATTCTTCCCACTCTTCAATGCAATCTTCACATTCCCTCAAGAGCGCCTGATGCTCGAGAAGGAAAGGGCGTCGGGCATGTATAGACTTTCATCGTACTTCATGGCAAGGACTATAGGTGATCTTCCCATGGAGTTGGTCCTTCCCTCAGTTTTTATTACCATAACCTATTGGATGGCAGGGCTGAAAGCCACAGCGGCAAGTTTCCTTGGTTGTTGGTTGGTTCTACTGTATGCCGTATTAGTTGCTCAAGGTCTAGGACTTGCTGTTGGTGCTTTGGTTTTGGATCAGAAGAATGCAACGATACTCGGGTCAGTCATTATGCTGTCTTTCATTCTTGCTGGTGGGTATTATGTCCAACATGTGCCCAGTTTCATAGCATGGATCAAGTATGTTTCTATAGGCCAGTACGCATACAAGCTCTTCATCATGTCACAGTATAATCCGGGAGAAACCTATCCTTGTGCTGAAAATAAGACCTGTTTGGTTGAAGATTTTCCTTCTATCAAGTCTATAGGACCGCACGGACTATTCTCATCAGTGGTTGCAATGGCTATCATGCTTGTGGGATACAGGCTAGTCGCCTACATTGCACTAATGAGGATTGGAGTTACAAGAAATAGATTGAATTAGCGGGATTCATTCCATTGTAGAATGATGAATGACTgaatttcatttccttttttttttggtttccaacGATCGACCTCTTGAAGTTTTAGACTATATTCTTCTCTAAGCAAATAAATACCACTTGAACTGATTTTCGCAACTCCCAAATTCACCCTCTCGCACTCTGCGGTGGCATTTTACTGAGTTAGTGGATTGAAGCCCAACATGttacttttagttttacatgaaatttttttttttttatgggggTGTGTTTAAGGAAGTTGTTAAACGTTACAAGACTTGGAAGTCTAATATGATATTTTGAAaaggaatttttgaaaatcacaCTTAACAGACTTTTCTCAAACTTGGGCTTTAAACGATGACAAATTGAGCTCTTCTTGATGACTTTAGCTTTTAACCTCAGAATGCTACTATTACCCCATACAGGCACAACACTACATGAATTAGCAATTTGAATGATTAGTTTGCCAGCCATGCATGAGTGAGTTCTTAGATACCCAATACAAATACCTAACAAGTTTAAAGCTGGCAAAatgacttctttttttttttatcatgcaGAAAGGACTGACAACTAAGGTACAGGTTTCGTGGACGCCAACTTGTAATTTTGTCTATAAACGGAACCTGACATTTAGGGGATCCTAAGAAAACAAATAACGAGACATAATCAGGAAAATTAG of Coffea arabica cultivar ET-39 chromosome 5c, Coffea Arabica ET-39 HiFi, whole genome shotgun sequence contains these proteins:
- the LOC113690156 gene encoding beta-glucosidase 18; amino-acid sequence: MKITTILSSSCFWLFVLLNSANPCATVFYKGGNEKTEELEDVKRSHFPGGFLFGVATSSYQIEGAILEDGKGLSDWDVFVHKNGNVENGDTGDIATDHYHHYMEDIEMIHSLGVDAYRFSISWPRILPNGKLGDVNAAGIMFYNSIIDNLLVRGIRPFVTIHHGDLPQVLHDRYGGWLSPLIQDDFVHFAETCFKNFGDRVRYWVTINEANLVSEFAYEMGIFPPGHCSPPFGNCSKGNSDTEPLTAMHNMLLAHAKASKLYREQFQPKQGGVIGIVVNAFMYEPLTDDERDKEAANRALAFNVAWNLDPPVFGDYPPEMRRYLRNELPKFTSEERLLIRDSIDFLGLNHYGTLYAKDCTRSSCACSGSACVAGGDRAIRGFVSTTEERDGVLIGEPTGLPICYVVPRGMEELVDYIKNRYHNKPIFITENGYSPPQQEDQLDDLLDDKRIEYHKAYLASLARAMRSGADVRGYFIWTLMDDFEWTLGYGVKFGLCSVDRTTLNREPRSSAEWYRNFLRKSPRSNNNNNNTERRPTFSFI
- the LOC113689611 gene encoding ABC transporter G family member 9-like, coding for MEQEMADVEAPQPNGSAGQQKSCAAAIFEKANRPVTLKFEDVVYKIKVKKEGWFKKSTESEEKTILKGISGMVLPGEMLAMLGPSGSGKTTLLTALGGRLGGSLSGSITYNGKPFSNVVKRNTGFVTQDDILYPHLTVNETLIFTALLRLPNSLTKEEKVMRAEAVITQLGLTKCKNSIIGSRLVRGVSGGERKRVSIGQEMLINPSFLLLDEPTSGLDSTTAQRIVSTLGELANGGRTVVMTIHQPSSRLFYMFHKVLVLSEGNPIYYGKGMDAMDYFSDVGFTPKFSMNPADFLLDLANGVSVDDSRDDQALIKQTLVSAYKAKLAENLQIELKQTTDNLHSVSEGKQFNRWTTTWWQQFSVLIRRGMKERKHESFSGIKIVQILVVAILCGLLWWQSDPSHLQDQIGLLFFYTGFWGFFPLFNAIFTFPQERLMLEKERASGMYRLSSYFMARTIGDLPMELVLPSVFITITYWMAGLKATAASFLGCWLVLLYAVLVAQGLGLAVGALVLDQKNATILGSVIMLSFILAGGYYVQHVPSFIAWIKYVSIGQYAYKLFIMSQYNPGETYPCAENKTCLVEDFPSIKSIGPHGLFSSVVAMAIMLVGYRLVAYIALMRIGVTRNRLN